From the Schistocerca piceifrons isolate TAMUIC-IGC-003096 chromosome 2, iqSchPice1.1, whole genome shotgun sequence genome, the window GCGATCCTATATTATGAATTCAATGAAGGAATAGCTTTTTTGCTGGGAGACTTTTCAACTTCTTCCCTATAATCTGGATTTGGCACCAAGCAGCTTTCATCTCTTCCATGACATGAAGGTTTGGAAGGCTACTTAGCATAAACCCATCCCCATAAACACAACAATTGACCACGAAGCTTGTGGCATGAACTCCTGCTTGCACGAAATGAATGACGGAATGTACCTAGCAGCTAGCACGAGATGCTAGAACACCACGCATTTCAGTCATTTGCTGCTTACACACCGACGAATGCAACGGGGAGCTGACTGTCACAACTTGAGCTTCACAGTCCTTTTTCAACTACGTAAGTGCAATGAAGCTATAagcatttctttgtttttattaggCAGCCTGAGGTTGATTTATGAATAGCACTCATATTAAATTAACATAACTTTTTTATCTTACGCACTactatgtaccaggtgatcaaaaggtcagtataaatttgaaaactgaataaatcacggaataatgtagatagagagttaaaaattgacacacatgcttggaatgacatggggttttattagaaccaacaaaatacaaaagttcaaaaaatgtccgacagatgtcgcttcatccgatcagaatagcaataattagcataacaaagtaagacaaagcaaagatgatgttctttacaggaaatgctcaatatgtccaccatcattcctcaacaatagctgtagttgaggaataatgttgtgaacagcactgtaaagcatgtccggaattatggtgaggcattggtgtcggatgttgtctttcagtatccctagagatgtcagtcaatcatgatacacttgcgacttcacgtaaccccaaagccaataatcgcacggaccgaggtctggggacctgggaggccaagcatgacgaaactggtggctgagcacacgatcgtcaccaaacgacgcgcgcaagagatctttcacgcgtttagcaatatggggtggagcaccatcctgcataaacatcgtacgttccagcaggtgtttatcagcaaggctggggatgatacgatcctgtaacatatcggcatacctctcacccatcacagtagcagttacaaaaccagaatcacgcatttcctcgacgaaaaaaggcccgataacggttgATGTggaaaatccaacccataccgtgactttctcatcgtgcaatggagtttccgcgACAGTTCCAGGTTTTTCGGTAGGCCAAATTCTGCAATTGTGGGAATTGACAGACCCTcagagcatgaaatgagcttcgtcggtccacaacacgttactcaaccaatcatcatcttccgccatcttttgaaacgcccacaccgctaaTGCCCTCCGcgtcactaaatcgccaggtaacagttcttgatgccgatggattttgtacggataacattggagggtacgcctcagtgccaaccaaacagtagtgtatggaatgccggtgcaatgtgcgactgcatgagcgctgacttccacgtgcatagacgaacccgctacagtctccatttcttcctgaactgtctcagcagaatTACGCCTTGCGTTCGGttggccactatggggtctattgtctaaacaacccgtggctttgaacttcgaaatcattctcaccacagctgcatttgtcaacggacctttacccattcgaatccccttcctatggcgataggatcgtaacactgaactagcacattccccattctgataatacagcttcactacaaATGCCTTTTCAAGTAACATCAACATGCTGAGACTGctgacgcatctgattctctctctctcattacagctccttttatacactattgtcatgcacagtcactgatgcAGGTTCGGCCAGAGTCACACAGGACTGGAAAATGGGTGCTTCTCCACGACAATGTCCCTGCACACTGCGCGATTCGTGTGCACCAATTCCTGGCACAGAAGATGATAACTGTTCTTgaacaccatctgtcggacattttctgaactttggttttttctggttctaataaaaccccatgtcattccaagcatatgtgtcaatttttacctctctatctacattattccgtggtttattaagttttcaaatttatactgattttttgatcacctggAATGTGGTGTGTCTAAAAAGTTCAGTGAATGGTGTCATATATGAACAGCAACTTGACGCCTGTGTGCGTGCATGCTAATAGGTCTTCAGAGACTTGAGGAAAATCGATATACGGCATGCACTGCATGTGACTGGCTGCATGAACAGATTGCAGCCAGTTGAACGTAGTTAGTGTGAGAGGAAGTGTCACAGTGCAATGAAGCAACATGTAAACATCAGGTTCTGCTACAAATTGGGGAAGACAGCAGTGGTGACATATGGAATGTTGGTGCAGGTGTACTGCAGGGAAACTgtgagcagaaaatgtgtttatGAATGGTTTAAATGCTTCCGTGAAGGGAAGGAAACAACTCAGGACGAGCCGCGTTCAGGTCGGCTATCGACAAGCAGAACCTCAGAAAAGATCGAGAAAGTGCAACAAATGCTGACACAAGATCGGCGACAGACTCTCAGTTTGACTGTGGAGGAATTGGGCATTAGCAAGGACACGGTGCACAACATCATCTGCGATGATTTGGGTAAGCAGAAGATCTGCTCCCGATTTGTACTGCACAAGCTCTCAGATGAGCAGAAAGCAAAACAGATGGAAACTGCTGgtgatttcatttccatgtgtgacCAGGATCCATTGTTTCTGAATTCCATGAGAGCTGGTGCTACCAGTTAGATCCGGCACCAAAACAGCAATCGATGTCATGGTGTTCaccgtcttccctccaggggtgGGGGTAATTGAAAAACAGGCtgcaaaaattcaaggtgaagacaCTGTTGATCGCCTTCTTCAACAACAATGACATCATCGACAAGGAATTTGTTTCTGTAGGTCAAACCATTAACACTACTTTTTACCAGTCCATATTGAACCGATTGCTACAGCCTATCCAGCAGGTTCGGCCAGAGTCACACAGGACTGGAAAATGGGTGCTGCTCCATGACAATGTCCCTGCACACTGCGCGATCCGTATGCACCAATTCCTGGCGCAGAAGATGTTAACTGTTCTTGAACACCCTCCATGCTCCCCTGATCTGGCTCCTGCAGACTTTTTCCTGTTTCCCCACTTGAAGGCGGCCACAAAAGGTGAACATGTGTAGACGTGAATGCCATCAAAGACTGTGTGACAGCCGTTCTGCGATCGATTCCACAGGAGGCCTTTGCCGACAGTTTCCAGAAGCTGTACAAACATTGTCGAAAATGTGTTGTAGCGgttggcgactactttgaagggcaataaagaacatttgtttgtatcttttgttttgtttgttgactgACAGCATTCACCTAACTTTTTAGACACACCACATATATTTTCTCAAGAGAAAATAGGGCATCTTCGACAACAAACTGCTTACATTTCTAGAAACCTAAGTTCCTacttattaaataaaatttaactcACATCAGAGGAAAACTGAACATCCAATGTTGCTGATCCATCACACAGTTTTGCCGTTAGGTACCAACCATCAAATTTTGTCTTGAGAAAGGATGTCAAAGACAAAACAAACCCCTTCACAGTGTATATAGCAGGTGTAATTAGTTTTGCAtcttttatttgttgtatataAACAAATGGTTTGCTATCAATCACCAGACACTCTTCCTCAATATTGCTAACAGCAGATGTGGATGTATGGCTGTGATCTGGAAATGTAGGTTCACTGAACAGGTCATCaacaaaatcagaaatgtttcctaAATGTACAGGATCCTGCAGCAGTGGAgtctgagctgttctaggcacttcctTACTATGTTTCTCAACAGCATCATGAAAATCCACTTTGGATGATTCAGAATGTTGTCTATTTATTGAAGAAGAATCTCTATTAAAAAAGGAACTGATTTTTGCTTGATTAGCACTTTTCAAGTTCACTGGCTTTGCCTTTGCAGGCGGCTTCTGACTCCTGCCACCAATTTCCTTTTGCAGTTTAGAGGAAAGAGGCAATGTTCGTGGTGTAATACCACTCAGACCAGGCTGCATGAAGAAACTGTCATCAACATTTGAATCATCTAAAAGAGATATAACCTCAGGTTCCCTGCTGGGGCCTGCACCCCCACCCACATTTGTGGTAGTCTTTACATCTTCTACAATTTCTATACTTTTGTTTAGCTCTGGAGTTGGTTCAAGGTCAGCATCTGAGACATTAAGGAAAATGTCATCATCTTCAAGAAGCTCTGTTTCTAGTGCTATGCTATTATTGCCTTGATTACTTCTCTTTGAGGTACTGTTTTGATTGTATGAAACAGTAGGCTTACTAGCCACAGCAAACAATGGCTGCTGTTCTATTGTttctatatcatcatcatcatccatgtcCATCATCTCCATTTCTCTCTGGTAAGCTTCTTCAAATGCATCAACTTCCTGTTCTACCCTGTcatttacatttctagcattttgtGAATGTTGTTCCACCTTCTGCTGTTGCTCTTCCAGTTGCTTCAACTGAGCATCCACTTCCTGAGCAAatatatcatcgtcatcatcttcaaCAAGGAATGCAGCCTCATTTCTTTGCCTAATGTTTGCTGGTTGATCCTGAAAGAAGATATCAATTTATAATCACCAATAAATTCAGACAAAAAAATTCACTACTTAAAAAGTAGCAGTATTTCAGTCCCAAAAAAGCGTTAAATAATTAATTATAGGGAGTAATTCATTTTACCGATGATAATCAGGAGGTTAATTAGGAAATACACCAAGGATTCTGGGTCACAGGTGACACACTGGAGCAAGACACGAGGGAATCAACTATAACatgctaacaaaagaaaaaattaaccACCAGAGAACTTAGAAGTGACAGAGGACAGCTGACAAGTAAGAAGTAGGCTAAGGACAGACTGGAAATACAAAAtagaggagacaaaaatttaaccaATAGAAAAAGAGGAAATGAGTAGTACATAGTACAGAGAAGCACAAAAGATGTTAGGACTTGTGAAGTGTACAAGATTgatgaggagaagaagaagaagaaatagcaaATAAAATGGAAAACTGTGACTGTTACAACCAGGAAGCAAATGGCAAAAGGTTATGCAAAAGTGAA encodes:
- the LOC124776942 gene encoding recQ-mediated genome instability protein 1-like, which encodes MDNELEKIRSYLSARHFHASREWIEGCVSYFREQHDGERYNYSEMQEFVTQQWELADLREISPGCLPPNLALQKKTVLTGKYSLQVESMCDIAKSFYSQLQAIRNVPLENVKATEKQKESWEPSAKRVLQLMLCDGVQEIKAIEYKPVRALDQQIVPGFKILIIGPVDCRRGIIMLEERNLQLIGGEVDSLLVPNALENVLARALNLEENPDPYNCLTDTPAQNSIRTTNDQPANIRQRNEAAFLVEDDDDDIFAQEVDAQLKQLEEQQQKVEQHSQNARNVNDRVEQEVDAFEEAYQREMEMMDMDDDDDIETIEQQPLFAVASKPTVSYNQNSTSKRSNQGNNSIALETELLEDDDIFLNVSDADLEPTPELNKSIEIVEDVKTTTNVGGGAGPSREPEVISLLDDSNVDDSFFMQPGLSGITPRTLPLSSKLQKEIGGRSQKPPAKAKPVNLKSANQAKISSFFNRDSSSINRQHSESSKVDFHDAVEKHSKEVPRTAQTPLLQDPVHLGNISDFVDDLFSEPTFPDHSHTSTSAVSNIEEECLVIDSKPFVYIQQIKDAKLITPAIYTVKGFVLSLTSFLKTKFDGWYLTAKLCDGSATLDVQFSSDVLDDFIGYSLNEVKAMKKDVDKNPLIKERLNKALQKAQQQLIELNALFTLSFDPESDLPCVTMVTDLKEEHLKALKARVRIAQSLKHS